ATTTTTGGTTTTATATAAGTTTGTGATTATGTAATTATCGATATATTTGTGACAATATGAAAGGAAATTTAAACAAGACCAATCCCTGCTTGTAACCAAAATATTCGACGCTTGGTTTGCAGGATTGGTGTCCTCAGATGCACTATAAAGCGTTCAAAATGTTTTCTCATTTCACTCAAATTCCAGAAatgtattttttaagaaaagctAAAAGTGTCTTTTTCCCACCATAACTCCCAATTTATTGGAAAAGCTACATGACCAAAAGGCATAAAAAGAGGAATATTGAtaattgatttgtaaaaaCCCCCGCAGATTCATAGGAACATGAAGCTAGCACGAGCCAAAAACCTATGTTCCCAAATTGCCAACATTTGGCCACCGTCAACCTCAAAGCAAGTTCCTGGCACCACCGGTAGACCTAACTAAGCAATTAGAATATAACACAGCTCGTGAAACGGAAATAAAGCTTCAATTCACCACAACTGACCGATCATTCAGAGCTCTAATTCTCACGGCCAGCGAGACAACAATCAGACAAGAAGCTTCGACTTTTATCATGAACCAAGCGGCCAAACCTCCACTAGTCGCCAGAAGAGCTAAAGgggaaggagaggagaggTCACATTACCTGACGAAGTGAATGGAAGGAGAGGATTCCGAGGAATGCCTTCCCAAACGTTAGTGAACTTCAATTCAGCCTTGAAATGGTCACCAATTGTGTCTGCCATTGGAGGGACAGTGAAGAAGGTGGAGATTGGGCAGAACTGAGAGGCAACGGAGAAGGACGAGGAAGGTAGAGACGGGGCATGAAGAAGAAATATAAGGGATGGCCTgggatgaagatgaagaagaggggAAGGAGAggtataaaatttgaaatgtgaaatttgaaatttgaaaaccgTGAGGCGaaagtgaaaatttaaaaagggtCGCTAAATGTATACCTAAGCCGACCCATTATAAAGGGTCTTTGAAAGGGTACTTTTGACAACCCATAATGTCGACCTTCATTTTGTGGTCGGGATAGAAAGGTCTAGGTGACCAATTTATGCCGACCTTAATTTTTGGGTTGCAAAAAGCCTGCCCTAGGACGACTATTTTCTAAGGGTCGGCCAAAGCAAAACTTGTGACGACCTTTTTCTCAAGGGTCGGGAGAAGAAGGTCTATGCCGACCCTTGTTTCCAACCATCAAAAAATGGTCGACAAAAGCACATCCTATTGGAACCATTTTGAAAAGGGTCGAGATAAGATGGTCTATGCAAACCATTTTTTCGACCATTTCATAAGGGTCGCCAAAGCACCCTTTGTGCCTACACTTTTATTGGGTCGCTGTAGACCCGGACAACCCTTacttttggcgatcctttggAAGGGTAGACAGAAAATGGTTGGCATAGGTCCCTTTACTTGTAGTGACGGTTTTCTATTTAAAAAACCATAACCGCACCATAACCATTTGGTGTGGCTACGCGGTGCGGTAATCTACGGTTTTGGTTTATTTCGAACACCATTACATCCCTACTTGGAGAACATAGAAGGAGTATGCAGATTCTTGAACTAGGACAAAGAAAGGCTCAAAAGGCAGTTAACAAGGAGAACCGGAGATCAGTTTCGGCACTTCTGAAGGTCAATCTAGTCAAAGtcagaaagagaaaaaaaaggccaAGGTAAACTTTTACTCACGGCAATTGGCTTCACTTGAATAACAAAATTGTAAGTTCTACATTCCAATCACCTTTATCTGACGTTCGCCTGACATGTATAGGTATTCACACCAAAAATTTGATTGATACTGGATTTACTCGGCCTCTATAAGCAGTGTTATAAAGCAGTTTAATGCAGCGTTAATTGTTTAAAACTTCCTTAAATGATGACTTGGAAATAATAATCAGTAGTGTTCAGATATTCCATTTACTTTTACTGGTAGCAAAACTTTTGCTGCCGGGAAAGACATCTGGTTCCTCAGATGTTTTTGGTCACTGACTTATGAGGCAACTGAATGTCAAGAGTTATTAAGGCTGCTTTACTTTCCACCATTCAGTTCTGGACTATCTGTATCATTGCACAAAGTGCGTGTGTTCTGGACTATCTGTAATGAGATTAACCTTGATCTTGATTTGGGAGGACTGGGGAACTCGCCGACGCCGCATACACCCCTGCCCCCCCGATCTAGACGAAAAAGttatttttgatgaaaaaACTAATGTCCGGATCAAAATGGCAAAAGAACAAATGAAAGGTAAAGGATGTTGatagcaaaaataaaaagaaggtTTAGGATCAAACTGGCAAAAGCTCCAAAGGTTGATGACCAAAactgtatttttattttttccaaatttaaaaGGCCATAAGAAGTCAACTTGTGATAATCGAAAACCTGGGTTTAGGATAAGGGCAGCTGTCGTTGCACCGTGGCCCTTTTTccgcttttatatatatttttctatgtaCGTCATAGTATCCGAAAGCCCAATAGGCCTCTGACTAATCCAATACGTTTAGTGAAATtggcccactaaggggtaaaactctaatagcgtgaattttctcaattcacaagactcaaactcgaaactttaattaatgaaacaaATTAACGCCAAACTGCTTGAACCAATTCACGTTGGTGCGGCTATTATATCTATTATAGATCAGCATTTTGTCACAAAATTCGCACAATTGGAAAGTGAAACCAAGCCCTGTTAACCAAGGTGCACTGAagcaacaatttttttttttttaattaagcaACATGCAGGCACGAAATTTTCAACAAACCTCCAAGCGaccaataatttttatttgcatAGAAAGAAAGCAGCGTCCCGCTTAAcgaaaaggaaacaaaaacaAATGTGAGAAGAAAAAGGTAAAGCGATAAGTACTGAAAATCCACAAGGAACTTCATCAGGTGAAGGGATCTAGAGAGGCTGCTCCTGGCAACTGTCTGAGACAGTGGCAAGATGAGGAATGTGGGGCTCGTGAGACAATGGTGAATTCGCTTATTAGAGCAGGACGAGCAGGTGATGGCACAGGCACAGACGGCTGCGGAAGTAATGCAATATTGCAGATCTGATGGGGAATGATGTGAAACGGGGGCTAGACCAGCACATTCAAAGGAAAGGACTCACACAAGCAAGCAATGGGGAAAGATTCACAAGCCTTATAGTCCCTCCCTACAAAGAAAATGCAACTTATTAGATAATCATTGAACTCATTgaataaattacatatattactgaaaatttatcataataAAACACAACAGAGAATTATGCAGAATATGCCCAATTTACATACCAAAGACGTTTCACAATATTGTAAGCAAAGTAACGTACCATGACTTGGATCCCTAATTTGCATTGTAGAATGAGAGAGCAGTGTAGACAGTTTGTGTGATAGTTAAGATGAGTAGGATCAATGCTGCTAGAACTGACAAGATTGTCCATGGGCTGCTAAGATGATTTCTCCTTAACTTCGCCATCCAAACATGTCGCCTCTTGCTGCAATGCTTTGTCAGTTTGTCAACTATTTCTGCATAGTAGACTTAGTAGTAGTTCGACAGGATCCTATGTTTACACATATTGTTGAACATGGCAGCGACAACTTCATCATCACCCATGAAGCTTTCGATTATCCCGCGGTGCCGAAGCAGCTCAACATCCTTTGGTTTATTTACCAGACCGTCCATGAAACTCATGTAGTCTCctacatatttattttctccGACATAATGTTCTTCATATGCGATTAAATTTCGAAATAGCCCTTCTGTACCATCTTCTATTTGGATGACTGGAATCTCTAAAAACCCATTTTCAAATGTGATATTATAAAACTTGCTTTTCTTCACACCCTTGAATCTAACTCCTAATTCACGCAGCTCTGTGGCAGAATATTTGTACTTTTTGATACTAACAGAAGTGGCACTTTCATCTGTCCTTTCCAAGATCTCCTTAACCAGCCTGAACTTGCGGACAAGATCCAAAATGTACTTTTTGACACTCCCAGAAGTGGATTCTGTCGAGGCACTTTTATCTTTCATTTCCAAGATCTCCTCAACCAACATCAACTTGCGGACAAGATCCAAAATATGCTTAATATCGCTGAGTTTCTCTCGATTTAATATCCCTGAAGGTAATGTATCAGGTACTGGGAGATAACTCACTGCCATTTTAATAAGGTCGAGCGGGTCAGGCCGATCACCAATCATAGAATAAAGTTCCAGCAGAACAATGAATGGAATTTGATTTTCAAGTAGCGTTAAATCCCTCCCTAAGGACGCAGCTACCCAATCAGCTTCAAAGAGAGGGTCCGTTTCTCTTTCCTCTTCATTACGACTCCAATCAGCTTTACGGAACAGCTCAATGATAAAGCAGCCATCCAGTAACAACATTTCTAGGAAGTCATTTTTCTTAAGATCGACGGGATCCGCATAGTAACCACGAGCCTTATCTTCCAATCCTTCCAAAACCCCAAGATACTTCCTTATTTGGTCAGATCTGGTTGCGACTCCTTGCTCCTCCTTTCGTGTAAGCAGATCGTTTAGGCAGCGCAACTCATGTTGTTCCATATATTGAAGTTGACTCTTGCGTTTATAATGATAGTATGGTCCAATCGAAACCAACACAGGCTCGTACACCTCTTTATTCGCAGCACATAGTTCGTGATGAACCTTAAATATATAACTCTTTGGCTTAGCAGGAGGCAACTGACGCAGTTTATCAATGATAATAATCGAGGTCTCCTCCATGTTCTCACCTCTTCTAGTAGTCTTCATAATAATAACAAGACGATATAATAACTGAATTAGAAAGTCTCTTGATGATATGTAGAGTTCACAAGTTAATCTATTCTAATATATAAgtttaaatataatatcataataaatataaatatttttttttggccaattaataaacataaatatataaattatattaaattaaacattaaatataagtaaatatatataaatatatatatgtattaactACGAAGGGTTCGGAACTGGACCCATGAGAAGAGTGAAGGGCTTTCCTTCAACtgcatgaaatattttttattctttttgatGTGAATCATATATTTGAAAACTCAATAGGTTTTGACTAATCCAGTCTAGTCGGATCAGCCCACTAACAGGGAAAGCAAACTCTCAcagtatgaattttctttatccacaagactcgaactcgagatcttGTTTAAGGAGAACAAGTACCGAACTATTTAAATCAACCTTCGttggtgaatttttttttattttacttcacacaaaaattaatctaaaacgcaattgaaaaggaaaggaaaggctTAATTTTGTTAGCTGTGTAGTGTAATGTGGCAGTGCAACCTCTAATTAACTGCATTGTTCAAATTCTAGTCttcccatttttttattattcttttcctttttttctctcatcttTTCGTCCTTGTGTTTTTTTTAACCAAAATACATatgttctctttctttttaacaTATACCCTTcattatatatgaaaaaaactGTAGAATTGAATATTATCATCAGATTATTTAAGGGACCTTAAGCAACACACTCGTACTAACAATACGTAGATTTGTATATAAATAGGTTAACGTTTATCTATTATTAAATTTCGCATGTTATGTAttcctttcattttcagtATACAAAGAgtatcataatatttttttgatcaTACCTGCGTAActtgattttctatttttctagCTGAGAAATTAAGGGAGCAAAAACTAGAAGTGGTGGATTGTTGAAGTAAATAGAGATGAGAGAgttattcaataaaattattaatttgctCAAAA
This Punica granatum isolate Tunisia-2019 unplaced genomic scaffold, ASM765513v2 Contig00406, whole genome shotgun sequence DNA region includes the following protein-coding sequences:
- the LOC116190253 gene encoding UPF0481 protein At3g47200-like, with the protein product MEETSIIIIDKLRQLPPAKPKSYIFKVHHELCAANKEVYEPVLVSIGPYYHYKRKSQLQYMEQHELRCLNDLLTRKEEQGVATRSDQIRKYLGVLEGLEDKARGYYADPVDLKKNDFLEMLLLDGCFIIELFRKADWSRNEEERETDPLFEADWVAASLGRDLTLLENQIPFIVLLELYSMIGDRPDPLDLIKMAVSYLPVPDTLPSGILNREKLSDIKHILDLVRKLMLVEEILEMKDKSASTESTSGSVKKYILDLVRKFRLVKEILERTDESATSVSIKKYKYSATELRELGVRFKGVKKSKFYNITFENGFLEIPVIQIEDGTEGLFRNLIAYEEHYVGENKYVGDYMSFMDGLVNKPKDVELLRHRGIIESFMGDDEVVAAMFNNMCKHRILSNYY